One genomic segment of Sminthopsis crassicaudata isolate SCR6 chromosome 4, ASM4859323v1, whole genome shotgun sequence includes these proteins:
- the SAMD13 gene encoding sterile alpha motif domain-containing protein 13 isoform X2, whose protein sequence is MVHPDKNPENREAAEKKFKQVAEAYEVLSDARKRDDYDSARGSFIRREENGDTSRESGRFEEDLMFQRPHSVFQDIFEEDYSGENFSGDFLSPNRVSSAGGRRRARARGRYHTSLFDVAPILGTGFSTFVTLNSGRNAGSAWSFIPFVNNSMGNFRLVTTCSQIVNGRRIVTKKIFENGRERIEVEEERMIH, encoded by the exons ATG GTTCATCCCGACAAGAACCCCGAGAACCGGGAAGCCGCAGAGAAGAAATTCAAGCAGGTGGCCGAGGCCTACGAGGTCTTGTCCGACGCCAGGAAACGTGACGACTATGACAGCGCCCGAGGGAGCTTTATCAGGAGGGAGGAGAATGGCGATACCAGCAGAGAGTCGGGTCGCTTCGAGGAAGATCTGATGTTCCAGAGGCCACACAGTGTCTTTCAGGACATTTTTGAGGAGGATTATTCAGGGGAAAATTTTTCAGGGGATTTCTTATCGCCCAACCGAGTGAGCAGTGCCGGGGGTCGGCGCCGAGCCCGGGCCAGGGGAAGGTATCACACCTCCCTCTTTGACGTGGCCCCCATCCTGGGCACGGGGTTCTCCACTTTTGTCACCCTGAACTCAGGCAGAAATGCGGGCTCCGCTTGGTCTTTCATCCCGTTTGTGAATAATAGCATGGGGAACTTCAGACTCGTCACCACCTGCAGTCAGATAGTAAATGGCAGGAGAATCGTTAcaaagaaaatttttgaaaacGGGAGAGAGAGGATCGAAGTAGAAGAAGAGAGGATGATCCATTAG
- the SAMD13 gene encoding sterile alpha motif domain-containing protein 13 isoform X1, with product MVNYYKVLGVPRDASSADIKKAYHQLALQVHPDKNPENREAAEKKFKQVAEAYEVLSDARKRDDYDSARGSFIRREENGDTSRESGRFEEDLMFQRPHSVFQDIFEEDYSGENFSGDFLSPNRVSSAGGRRRARARGRYHTSLFDVAPILGTGFSTFVTLNSGRNAGSAWSFIPFVNNSMGNFRLVTTCSQIVNGRRIVTKKIFENGRERIEVEEERMIH from the coding sequence ATGGTGAATTACTATAAAGTTCTAGGGGTGCCTCGGGATGCCTCGTCGGCCGACATTAAGAAGGCTTACCACCAGCTGGCTTTGCAGGTTCATCCCGACAAGAACCCCGAGAACCGGGAAGCCGCAGAGAAGAAATTCAAGCAGGTGGCCGAGGCCTACGAGGTCTTGTCCGACGCCAGGAAACGTGACGACTATGACAGCGCCCGAGGGAGCTTTATCAGGAGGGAGGAGAATGGCGATACCAGCAGAGAGTCGGGTCGCTTCGAGGAAGATCTGATGTTCCAGAGGCCACACAGTGTCTTTCAGGACATTTTTGAGGAGGATTATTCAGGGGAAAATTTTTCAGGGGATTTCTTATCGCCCAACCGAGTGAGCAGTGCCGGGGGTCGGCGCCGAGCCCGGGCCAGGGGAAGGTATCACACCTCCCTCTTTGACGTGGCCCCCATCCTGGGCACGGGGTTCTCCACTTTTGTCACCCTGAACTCAGGCAGAAATGCGGGCTCCGCTTGGTCTTTCATCCCGTTTGTGAATAATAGCATGGGGAACTTCAGACTCGTCACCACCTGCAGTCAGATAGTAAATGGCAGGAGAATCGTTAcaaagaaaatttttgaaaacGGGAGAGAGAGGATCGAAGTAGAAGAAGAGAGGATGATCCATTAG